Proteins encoded together in one Labeo rohita strain BAU-BD-2019 chromosome 21, IGBB_LRoh.1.0, whole genome shotgun sequence window:
- the il12bb gene encoding LOW QUALITY PROTEIN: interleukin-12 subunit beta (The sequence of the model RefSeq protein was modified relative to this genomic sequence to represent the inferred CDS: deleted 1 base in 1 codon), translating into MNKIVYVILQAVLQLAGSTSLRFIKPNVVALEVSDLSSFDVSLQCGEQYNGEQIYWERNGESISETGNHITVTIDGLVGGNFTCHRANGDLLNYTLLLVHPVEFPKGGVLIPSTDKEFISCTARNYNGQFHCSWKWHQERIQRAVVYFKAIRNSSLINCTLDSDLSGLTCIDKDYCPYSEESRSINLTLLVRNLYRLEEHQKTFLIQDIVKPDKVNITKIQDNVFEWHRPETWSLPGSFFPLSYEVKVVPNNHSCDYIGSRVEVSKTNESHYEVKFKKAYTFCVRAQDLLTKKVWGDWSYHHQRKH; encoded by the exons TTGTGGCTTTGGAGGTATCAGATTTGTCCAGCTTTGACGTGTCGCTCCAGTGTGGAGAGCAATATAATGGAGAGCAAATTTACTGGGAAAGGAATGGGGAAAGCATCTCTGAGACAGGAAACCACATCACAGTTACGATAGATGGGCTG GTGGGGGGAAACTTCACATGTCACAGAGCAAACGGAGATCTTCTGAATTACACACTATTACTGGTCCATCCAGTTGAGTTTCCTAAAGGAGGAGTTCTTATACCATCTACTGACAAAG AATTCATTTCTTGCACTGCAAGAAACTATAATGGACAATTTCATTGCTCTTGGAAATGGCATCAGGAACGGATCCAAAGAGCTGTGGTATATTTCAAAGCAATCCG AAACTCTAGTCTCATCAACTGCACTCTGGACTCTGATTTATCTGGGCTGACTTGTATTGACAAGGATTACTGTCCATACTCTGAGGAGTCTAGGAGCATCAACCTCACACTGTTGGTTAGAAATCTGTACAGGCTGGAGGAGCACCAAAAGACTTTCCTCATCCAAGACATTG TCAAGCCAGATAAAGTTAATATCACCAAGATCCAAGACAATGTATTTGAGTGGCACCGCCCTGAAACGTGGAGTTTACCCGGCAGCTTCTTTCCCCTCTCCTATGAGGTGAAAGTGGTTCCCAACAATCATAGCTGTGACTACATAGGAAGTCGTGTCGaa GTAAGCAAAACCAATGAGTCACATTACGAGGTGAAATTCAAAAAAGCATATACTTTCTGTGTCCGAGCACAGGACCTGCTAACTAAAAAAGTTTGGGGTGACTGGAGTTACCATCATCA GAGAAAACACTAG